A region of Brevinematales bacterium DNA encodes the following proteins:
- a CDS encoding acetate/propionate family kinase, with translation MKVTEINERGVNILVFNCGSSSLKYRLIEMPSEREILSGEAQRIGSKSAQASRVIHRENGREDTIFTDMGDHQSAFEEILRIINRDAGNTIQAIGHRVVHGGDLFTENCIVDANAVEKLKATGEFAPLHNPPAVNLIEACYKNYPELKQVAVFDTAFHSTIPGYASKYALPAKIVKELNIKKYGFHGTSYRYIVREASKMMGIETNELNAVCCHLGSGGASLCAVVNGKSVDNTMGYSPLPGLVMSTRSGDIDPALALKLTSLSDGDFNEMEDLLNKKSGVFGLSGKSSDIRDVINHLKNDSGDIKQRLALQVYLWRIRKSLGAYLAVTGKTDAIVFTDTIGELIPEVRAAACNGMDVFGVEIDQRKNYSLTQLPADISSENSNVRILVIATNEELEIARETARIYRQNEN, from the coding sequence ATGAAAGTTACGGAAATAAATGAAAGGGGCGTGAATATTCTCGTATTCAACTGCGGGAGTTCGTCTCTCAAATACAGGCTGATTGAAATGCCGTCGGAAAGGGAAATCCTTTCGGGCGAGGCGCAGAGAATCGGTTCGAAATCAGCGCAGGCGTCCCGCGTCATTCACCGCGAGAACGGGCGGGAAGACACGATTTTCACCGATATGGGGGATCATCAATCGGCTTTCGAAGAAATTCTCAGGATCATCAACCGGGATGCGGGTAATACGATTCAAGCCATCGGGCATCGAGTCGTACACGGCGGCGATCTGTTCACCGAAAACTGCATCGTGGATGCCAACGCAGTGGAAAAACTCAAAGCAACCGGGGAGTTCGCGCCCCTGCATAACCCGCCCGCAGTCAATCTGATCGAGGCGTGCTATAAAAACTACCCAGAACTGAAACAGGTGGCGGTCTTCGATACCGCGTTCCATTCGACTATACCCGGGTATGCGTCGAAATATGCGTTACCCGCGAAGATCGTCAAGGAACTGAATATTAAAAAGTACGGCTTCCATGGGACAAGCTACCGCTATATAGTCCGCGAAGCGTCGAAAATGATGGGGATAGAGACGAACGAACTGAACGCGGTCTGTTGTCACCTGGGAAGCGGCGGCGCGAGCCTTTGCGCGGTAGTGAACGGGAAGTCGGTCGATAATACGATGGGCTATTCCCCGCTCCCGGGGCTTGTAATGAGCACGCGTTCAGGGGATATCGACCCCGCGCTCGCGCTGAAATTGACGTCTTTATCCGACGGGGATTTCAATGAAATGGAGGATCTCCTGAATAAGAAAAGCGGAGTTTTCGGCCTCTCCGGGAAGTCCTCCGATATTCGCGACGTAATCAATCATCTGAAGAACGATTCCGGCGATATTAAACAGCGTCTTGCGCTTCAGGTCTATCTCTGGCGTATCAGGAAAAGCCTCGGGGCGTATCTCGCGGTAACGGGGAAAACCGACGCGATTGTCTTTACCGACACGATCGGGGAATTGATCCCTGAAGTCCGCGCGGCGGCGTGCAACGGTATGGATGTTTTCGGGGTCGAAATAGATCAAAGAAAGAATTATTCGCTGACTCAGCTTCCCGCGGATATTTCATCGGAAAACAGTAATGTCAGAATTCTTGTGATCGCGACCAACGAAGAATTGGAAATCGCCCGTGAGACGGCGCGAATTTACCGGCAGAACGAAAACTAA
- a CDS encoding M20/M25/M40 family metallo-hydrolase — protein sequence MYQMLRLKNDGIKKELIDFTKRLISTESTSLHEENVAEIVKNEMKLLGYDNVFIDGAGNVIGIIYGTDKENSILLSSHMDTVADGDAEGWNHDPYQAMEKAGRIYGRGASDCKGGLAAQVYAGALLKRSLLPLKGNLIVAAVVAEENGLSLGTRFLLSETLPSLKMQPGFAILGEPTEQAIYYGHDGWLEMDITLEGSNVFELDDAVQTVANEMNEGFTAREWEQYAYERNESEILDGDSRTTLRFRSKMMMDENPKKLVSWVRKRVTSAVKNAASVAVNIFLKGEEQTLYTGRTEKVQFSSSGWMTDPFHPMIERAYKSITAGGSIVRRGKWLLDKPGMGTSGGVYLNEYDIPVMGYGPGSEEEAHAVNESVEIEKLADSVYGNAVMAHGMIGVPVYGWTIDEI from the coding sequence ATGTATCAGATGCTGCGTTTAAAGAACGACGGGATTAAAAAGGAATTGATCGATTTTACAAAACGGCTGATTTCGACAGAAAGCACGAGTCTGCATGAGGAAAATGTGGCTGAAATTGTGAAGAACGAAATGAAGCTGTTGGGCTATGACAATGTCTTTATCGATGGAGCCGGAAACGTGATAGGTATAATCTACGGCACCGATAAAGAGAATTCTATTCTATTATCGTCGCATATGGATACGGTTGCGGACGGCGATGCGGAGGGATGGAATCACGACCCTTATCAGGCTATGGAAAAAGCCGGGCGGATATACGGACGCGGCGCGAGCGACTGTAAGGGCGGGCTTGCGGCGCAGGTTTATGCCGGCGCGTTACTGAAACGGAGCCTTCTGCCCCTGAAGGGGAACCTGATTGTTGCCGCGGTGGTCGCCGAAGAGAACGGGCTAAGTCTCGGCACGCGCTTCCTTCTATCCGAAACCTTGCCTTCATTGAAGATGCAGCCCGGTTTCGCGATATTAGGCGAGCCTACCGAACAGGCGATTTATTACGGACACGACGGATGGCTCGAAATGGATATCACGCTCGAGGGAAGTAATGTCTTCGAATTAGACGATGCCGTCCAGACTGTGGCTAATGAGATGAACGAGGGATTTACCGCACGGGAGTGGGAACAGTACGCGTATGAAAGAAACGAATCGGAAATTCTCGACGGTGATTCACGGACGACGCTCCGGTTCAGAAGCAAGATGATGATGGATGAGAACCCGAAAAAACTGGTAAGCTGGGTACGGAAACGTGTGACAAGTGCGGTTAAGAACGCGGCGTCTGTCGCGGTCAATATTTTCCTGAAAGGCGAGGAACAAACGTTATATACCGGACGTACCGAGAAAGTGCAATTCTCCTCTTCAGGCTGGATGACCGATCCGTTCCATCCGATGATAGAGCGTGCATACAAATCGATTACCGCCGGCGGGAGTATAGTCAGACGGGGAAAATGGCTGTTAGACAAGCCCGGTATGGGGACATCCGGCGGGGTATATCTCAATGAGTACGATATTCCTGTGATGGGGTACGGCCCGGGAAGTGAAGAAGAGGCGCATGCAGTAAACGAAAGCGTGGAAATTGAAAAACTCGCTGATTCCGTATACGGGAACGCGGTGATGGCGCACGGGATGATCGGCGTCCCTGTCTATGGATGGACAATCGATGAAATATAG
- a CDS encoding sigma 54-interacting transcriptional regulator: protein MKAEDLKLEEIIQITEGKIDFHGRRVVIHSLNAMLQLRRDLSGNIGEDLARRFLTRFGYFSGQADAAAMIRLFKWNNHEELLRTGPKLHALMGVVQPKIERLEFDPETKSLNMEIVWYHSAEAEGYVQEIGPSADPVCWIMTGYISGHASYCLGIDVYFIEDQCLAIGSPVCHIIGKDAASWGNELERIKHYYQAEDIHKKVQNLSAELKKKTIELQKQKEKLDRIENHDKNVFIEVRSKSFQKALDNAYRVAKFDSSVLITGETGTGKEVLARYIHRNSTRAAAPFIAINCAALPETLLESELFGHKAGSFTGAVKNRTGLFEEANNGTILLDEIGDITPRMQMRLLRVLQEREIMRVGENTTRKINVRAIAATNRDLSKDVADGKFREDLYYRIRVVEIELPPLRQRMEDIIPLARFFIKKLSKSLNLPRLKLDSTSLDYLLNYSWPGNVRELENILESAAIMANDQVIMPENLPFTVLHRYSPGETPRNIFTTTLKNIENEHIMKVLEHCGGNKAKTAKILGISTTTLWRHMKEMSIGDKE, encoded by the coding sequence ATGAAGGCCGAAGACCTGAAATTAGAGGAGATCATCCAGATCACGGAAGGTAAGATCGATTTTCACGGACGGCGGGTAGTTATCCATTCGCTGAACGCCATGCTGCAACTGAGAAGAGACCTTTCCGGGAATATCGGTGAAGACCTCGCCCGTCGTTTTCTCACAAGGTTTGGATATTTTTCCGGGCAGGCGGATGCCGCCGCTATGATACGTCTGTTTAAATGGAACAATCACGAGGAACTTCTGCGTACCGGCCCGAAACTGCACGCCCTGATGGGGGTCGTCCAGCCAAAGATCGAACGGTTGGAGTTCGACCCTGAGACGAAATCCCTGAATATGGAAATCGTCTGGTACCATTCCGCGGAGGCGGAGGGCTATGTTCAGGAGATCGGGCCATCCGCCGATCCGGTCTGCTGGATTATGACCGGCTACATCAGCGGGCATGCGTCCTATTGCTTGGGTATTGACGTCTATTTTATCGAGGATCAATGCTTGGCGATCGGATCCCCGGTCTGTCATATCATAGGAAAAGACGCGGCATCGTGGGGGAATGAACTGGAACGGATCAAGCATTACTACCAGGCCGAGGATATCCATAAAAAAGTGCAAAACCTCAGCGCCGAACTGAAGAAGAAAACAATCGAACTCCAGAAACAGAAAGAAAAACTCGACCGTATCGAGAACCACGATAAGAATGTGTTTATCGAAGTTCGCAGTAAGTCGTTTCAAAAGGCGCTCGATAACGCGTACCGGGTCGCGAAGTTCGACAGTTCCGTACTGATCACCGGGGAGACCGGAACGGGAAAAGAAGTACTCGCCCGATATATCCACCGGAATTCCACCCGCGCCGCCGCGCCGTTTATCGCGATCAATTGCGCCGCGCTGCCTGAAACGCTTCTCGAAAGCGAATTATTCGGCCATAAGGCGGGGTCATTCACCGGCGCGGTCAAAAACCGTACCGGCTTATTCGAGGAGGCTAATAACGGCACTATCCTGCTGGACGAGATCGGCGATATCACCCCACGGATGCAGATGCGCCTATTACGGGTGCTGCAGGAACGGGAGATTATGCGGGTCGGGGAAAATACCACGAGGAAAATTAACGTGCGGGCGATCGCCGCGACAAACCGCGATCTTTCAAAGGATGTCGCGGACGGGAAATTCCGGGAAGACCTCTATTACCGGATACGCGTCGTCGAAATTGAACTACCCCCGTTACGCCAGCGAATGGAGGATATTATCCCCCTCGCACGGTTCTTTATCAAGAAACTGTCTAAGAGCCTAAATCTCCCGCGTCTTAAATTGGATTCCACCAGTCTGGATTACCTCCTCAATTACTCATGGCCGGGTAATGTCCGGGAGCTGGAAAATATCCTGGAAAGCGCCGCGATTATGGCAAACGATCAGGTGATTATGCCGGAAAATCTCCCGTTCACGGTACTTCATAGGTACTCGCCCGGTGAAACACCGCGTAATATCTTTACTACCACCCTCAAGAATATCGAGAATGAGCATATTATGAAAGTATTGGAACACTGCGGGGGAAATAAGGCAAAAACGGCGAAAATACTCGGGATCAGTACGACAACACTTTGGCGTCATATGAAGGAGATGAGTATCGGCGATAAAGAGTGA
- a CDS encoding type I restriction endonuclease subunit R: MDAGKEKAFEAYIQETMTAKGWASGSKDEWDKEHALFPGYAVGFIRDTQPKLWAEMENLHGAELPAMLIDALVKERALKGTMHILRHGFKFYGKAFELAYFRPANDLVPETLESYGKNLLHVTRQVPCHPWDGSTVDMVLSLNGIPVATVELKNPFTGQTWRDAVAQYKSSRDPRAPLFQFVKGAPVHFAADPDEVYMATRLSGDSTWFLPFNRGSNPGAIECGAGNPLNPDGHRTAYFWEEVLARDSFLDIAGSYIFLEKKTEKVDDGKGGHKKVEKETMIFPRYHQLDSVRKLILTSRGEGSGNNYLIQHSAGSGKTNSISWLSHRLSSLHSKGDKKIFDCVIVITDRRILDKQLQDAIYQIEHKSGVVLPVEKDSRQLAQALVDGTQIVITTLQKFPFILNGLLHIAGADSIDNPDDRAITMAKDWQEKIANRNYAVIVDEAHSSQTGESAAELKKLLGAGSGISTDEAEFDWEDGLNRVLETRGKQKNMSFFAFTATPKGKTMEIFGRVGADGKPAAFHTYSMRQAIEEGFILDVLQRYTTYDTYFKIIKTIEDNPLMPKKKAEKKLTKFLVLHPHNIEQKTEIIIEHFRDHVRSKIQGRAKAMVVTGSRLHAVRYKLSFDKYIAENHYTDIRTLVAFSGTVKDEETGKPYTEPEMNKDIVTGKPISELQLPNRFASSDYQVLIVANKYQTGFDQPLLCAMYVDKRLDNVQAVQTLSRLNRIYSGKEPPFVLDFVNSTEDIYQAFKPYYDVTTLEEPSDPLLLEQLKHEMDEMQVYRWEDVEALAKIFYLPKYLQKPSDHAEMEKLIDPSKKRFDLLDEEHRKLFYEKITAYTKYYAFISQVIPYFDTDWEILYCYCKKLLKKIFLEENGENPHPEDDVELEYYRVEMAMSGKIDLSNGETPGVKSPTAVGTSKSKDEQTPLSEIIQLLNDKLGTEFNEEERLLLDQITETAVNDDRVIQTAKANSLEKFMLGIKAVIEAIVIQRMAENDDFVSRFMSDPDFNKAMYPPLAKEIYHRAKLKIKSQYKV; encoded by the coding sequence ATGGATGCGGGGAAAGAAAAAGCGTTCGAAGCGTATATCCAGGAAACGATGACGGCAAAGGGTTGGGCAAGCGGCTCGAAGGACGAATGGGATAAGGAACACGCCCTCTTCCCGGGATACGCCGTCGGGTTTATCAGGGACACCCAGCCGAAGCTATGGGCGGAGATGGAGAATCTCCACGGCGCTGAACTGCCCGCTATGCTGATCGATGCGCTCGTGAAGGAACGCGCCCTGAAGGGAACGATGCATATCCTCCGGCACGGCTTCAAATTCTACGGGAAAGCCTTCGAACTGGCGTACTTCAGGCCCGCGAATGATCTCGTACCGGAAACCCTCGAAAGCTATGGGAAAAACCTCCTTCATGTCACCCGCCAGGTGCCGTGCCATCCGTGGGACGGGAGTACGGTCGATATGGTTCTATCGCTGAACGGGATACCCGTGGCCACCGTGGAGCTGAAGAACCCGTTTACCGGCCAGACGTGGCGGGACGCGGTCGCGCAGTATAAATCGTCGCGCGATCCCCGCGCGCCGCTGTTCCAGTTCGTCAAGGGCGCCCCCGTTCATTTCGCGGCGGATCCCGACGAAGTCTATATGGCGACCAGGCTAAGCGGCGATAGCACATGGTTTCTCCCGTTCAACCGGGGGAGCAACCCCGGCGCGATCGAGTGCGGCGCGGGAAACCCGTTAAACCCGGACGGCCATCGCACCGCGTATTTCTGGGAGGAAGTCCTCGCCCGCGACAGCTTTTTGGATATCGCGGGTAGTTACATATTCCTGGAAAAAAAGACCGAGAAGGTGGACGACGGTAAGGGCGGTCATAAAAAGGTCGAGAAGGAAACGATGATTTTCCCCCGTTATCATCAACTGGATTCCGTCCGTAAGCTGATCCTTACCTCGCGGGGAGAAGGGTCGGGGAATAACTATCTTATTCAGCATTCGGCGGGAAGCGGTAAGACGAATAGTATCTCCTGGCTGTCCCACCGCCTGTCGAGCCTGCATAGCAAGGGCGATAAAAAAATCTTCGATTGTGTGATCGTGATCACCGACCGGCGCATATTGGATAAACAGCTTCAGGACGCGATCTATCAAATCGAGCATAAATCGGGCGTGGTTCTACCGGTCGAGAAGGATTCGCGCCAGCTCGCGCAAGCCCTGGTGGACGGCACGCAGATTGTGATCACCACCCTGCAAAAATTCCCCTTTATATTAAATGGTCTCCTGCATATTGCCGGCGCCGATAGCATCGACAATCCCGATGATAGGGCGATTACTATGGCAAAGGACTGGCAGGAGAAGATCGCAAACCGTAATTATGCGGTTATTGTGGACGAGGCTCATTCCAGTCAGACCGGCGAGAGCGCCGCGGAACTGAAAAAACTGCTCGGAGCCGGATCGGGCATATCGACCGATGAAGCGGAATTCGATTGGGAAGACGGCCTGAACAGGGTCCTTGAGACACGCGGGAAGCAGAAGAATATGAGCTTTTTCGCGTTCACCGCTACCCCCAAGGGTAAAACGATGGAGATTTTCGGGCGGGTAGGGGCGGACGGAAAACCCGCCGCATTTCATACCTATTCGATGCGGCAGGCGATTGAGGAAGGATTTATCCTCGATGTTCTCCAGCGTTATACGACGTATGATACCTATTTCAAGATAATTAAAACCATCGAAGATAATCCCTTGATGCCGAAGAAAAAGGCCGAGAAGAAATTGACTAAGTTTCTTGTCCTTCATCCTCATAACATCGAGCAGAAGACTGAGATCATCATCGAGCATTTCCGCGATCATGTCCGGAGTAAAATCCAAGGCCGGGCTAAAGCGATGGTGGTCACAGGCTCGCGTCTCCATGCCGTCAGGTATAAACTATCCTTTGATAAGTATATCGCTGAAAATCATTATACCGATATTCGTACTCTGGTCGCATTCAGCGGAACCGTTAAAGATGAAGAAACAGGTAAACCTTATACCGAACCTGAAATGAATAAGGATATTGTTACCGGAAAACCCATTTCGGAACTCCAACTCCCGAATAGGTTCGCATCCTCGGATTATCAGGTATTGATCGTTGCAAATAAGTACCAAACCGGATTCGATCAGCCGTTACTCTGCGCCATGTACGTGGATAAGCGTCTAGATAATGTCCAGGCTGTACAAACATTATCCCGCTTGAACCGTATTTATTCGGGGAAGGAACCCCCATTTGTATTGGATTTTGTAAATTCGACTGAAGATATCTATCAAGCATTCAAACCCTATTATGATGTAACGACACTGGAAGAGCCGTCCGATCCTTTACTGCTCGAACAGTTGAAACATGAAATGGATGAGATGCAGGTTTATCGATGGGAAGATGTAGAGGCTCTTGCTAAAATATTCTATTTACCGAAGTATTTACAGAAACCCTCTGACCATGCAGAAATGGAAAAGCTCATTGATCCTTCGAAAAAGCGGTTTGACTTGCTGGATGAAGAACACAGAAAACTATTTTATGAAAAGATCACCGCTTATACAAAATACTATGCGTTTATTAGTCAGGTTATTCCTTATTTCGATACCGATTGGGAAATATTGTATTGTTATTGCAAAAAACTCTTGAAGAAAATCTTTCTAGAAGAAAATGGAGAGAATCCGCATCCCGAGGATGATGTCGAGTTGGAATACTACCGGGTTGAGATGGCGATGTCCGGAAAAATAGATTTATCTAATGGAGAAACACCCGGGGTAAAAAGTCCTACGGCGGTCGGGACAAGTAAATCAAAGGATGAACAAACGCCATTATCTGAAATTATCCAGTTATTAAACGATAAGCTTGGAACTGAGTTTAACGAAGAAGAAAGACTATTATTGGATCAAATTACTGAAACCGCTGTGAACGATGATAGAGTTATTCAGACTGCAAAGGCAAATTCTTTAGAAAAGTTTATGTTGGGAATTAAGGCCGTAATTGAAGCGATAGTGATTCAGCGAATGGCGGAAAATGATGATTTTGTATCCCGTTTTATGAGTGATCCGGATTTCAATAAAGCTATGTATCCGCCGTTAGCAAAAGAAATCTATCATAGGGCAAAGCTAAAAATAAAAAGTCAGTATAAAGTATAA
- a CDS encoding restriction endonuclease subunit S: MTRKPYPKVKPSGTEWLGDVPEKWDIQRLKYCLSLNSYKTETNENTLALENIESWTGNYIDTDSFYEGEGIAFREGDILFGKLRPYLAKVYLSKSFGEAIGDLFVLRPFKHLYPEYASYLLRTKTYIDIIDGSTYGAKMPRVNWEFMGNLPFPLPPLAEQQAIASYLDRETAKIDALIAKNRELIALLAENRSALISRAVTKGLDPNAKMKPSGVEWLGDVPEGWEVKKGRYIFNFISGGTPSTENPDYWDGEISWVSSKDMKSKYIVDTEDHISNIAIEESATNLIPKDTLLMVLRSGILQHSIPACIITKEMAINQDIKALIPKIKLSPLYYGSFIHAHQKQLLTIWRKAGATVDSLDLESIKNFLFPVPPYKEQQAIAEYLDRETAKIDALSGKVETVIGKLAEYRSALTGAAVTGKIDVRG; the protein is encoded by the coding sequence ATGACCCGCAAGCCGTACCCGAAGGTTAAGCCGTCCGGCACAGAGTGGCTCGGCGATGTTCCTGAGAAGTGGGATATTCAAAGATTGAAATACTGTCTTTCATTAAATTCTTATAAGACCGAAACGAACGAAAATACTCTTGCGCTTGAGAATATAGAAAGCTGGACAGGAAATTATATTGATACAGATTCTTTTTATGAGGGTGAAGGTATCGCGTTTAGAGAAGGGGATATTCTTTTTGGAAAACTTCGTCCTTATTTAGCTAAAGTCTATCTTTCAAAAAGTTTCGGTGAAGCTATTGGTGATTTATTTGTTTTACGTCCTTTTAAACATCTCTATCCCGAATATGCATCTTATCTCTTGCGAACTAAAACCTATATCGATATAATTGACGGTTCCACTTATGGCGCAAAAATGCCTCGTGTTAACTGGGAGTTTATGGGAAATTTACCATTCCCCCTTCCCCCGCTCGCGGAACAACAGGCCATCGCCTCGTACCTCGACCGCGAGACGGCGAAGATCGACGCGCTGATCGCGAAAAACCGCGAGCTGATCGCGCTCCTCGCGGAGAACCGTTCCGCCCTCATCTCGCGCGCGGTCACCAAGGGGCTCGACCCCAATGCGAAAATGAAGCCCAGCGGGGTGGAATGGCTGGGGGATGTTCCCGAGGGGTGGGAGGTGAAGAAAGGTCGTTATATCTTCAATTTTATTAGTGGAGGTACTCCCTCAACAGAAAACCCGGATTACTGGGATGGTGAAATTTCTTGGGTATCATCAAAAGATATGAAAAGTAAATATATCGTAGATACTGAAGATCATATTTCTAATATTGCAATTGAAGAAAGTGCAACAAACCTTATTCCAAAAGATACTCTTTTAATGGTTTTACGATCTGGGATTCTTCAGCATTCCATTCCTGCTTGCATAATTACAAAAGAAATGGCAATTAATCAAGATATAAAAGCTTTAATTCCAAAAATTAAATTATCTCCATTATATTATGGAAGTTTTATACATGCACATCAAAAACAGCTTCTAACAATATGGAGAAAAGCTGGCGCAACTGTTGATAGTTTAGACCTAGAATCAATTAAAAATTTCCTTTTTCCCGTTCCACCTTATAAAGAACAGCAGGCAATCGCGGAATACCTCGACCGCGAGACCGCGAAGATCGACGCGCTGTCGGGGAAGGTGGAAACGGTGATCGGAAAACTCGCGGAGTACCGTTCGGCGCTGACCGGCGCGGCGGTCACCGGGAAAATAGACGTGAGAGGGTAG
- a CDS encoding SAM-dependent DNA methyltransferase, with protein MSPLIHSEMVKFIWEICNLLRGPYKRNEYRKVILPLTVLRRFDCILESTKKEVLKEYEKLKGKSEPIILAQLGSITGVSFYNVSKLNFRDLLNDPNQIAPNLNSYINAFSSNVRQIFERFDFGVQVDKMNEKNLLYKVIQAFSIKDLSPEAIDNVQMGYVFEELIRIGAELSNEEAGEHFTPREVIKLMVNLLLAFEGDLSKSHVVKTIYDPACGTGGMLSVSESYIRTLNADAKPFLYGQDLNDEAYAICKADMLIKGEESENIRLGDTFLKDGFPKDKFDYMLANPPFGVEWKQQEKTIKDEHKTLGFEGRFGPGLPRINDGSLLFLMHMISKMQPLEKGGSRIGIVFNGSPLFTGDAGSGESEIRKWIIENDWLEAVAAMPDQLFYNTGISTYIWIITNRKEEHRKGKVQLIDGREFYEKMRKSLGNKRRQIGHDEIIQGNPIIEKNEMIDKLTVIHGDFIHNDTRMLSDIRALENGEADKRITVSKIFDNADFGYSKITVERPLRLNFRADAERIKRLQYQKAFREIAEEPLGEERRLEILTMLDEFGKETGRKLYKERAVFIEELEEYIKKKEVFLTSAEKKAVHDALKEKDETAEICRDSRGDPEPDPDLRDTENVPLREDIAEYFAREVLPHVPDAWIDEDKTKVGYELPFNRHFYVYEPPRPLETIEAEIRALETEIVALLAEVTGSGEGVK; from the coding sequence ATGTCTCCGCTTATACATTCTGAAATGGTGAAATTTATCTGGGAAATTTGCAATCTCCTGCGCGGACCCTATAAGCGTAACGAGTACCGGAAGGTAATTCTCCCGCTTACCGTGTTACGCCGGTTTGACTGCATACTCGAATCTACCAAGAAAGAAGTATTAAAAGAGTACGAGAAGTTAAAAGGGAAATCCGAACCGATTATCCTTGCACAATTGGGGAGTATTACCGGGGTCTCGTTCTATAACGTATCCAAACTCAACTTCCGCGACCTTCTCAACGATCCCAATCAAATTGCTCCCAACCTGAATAGTTATATCAACGCCTTTTCTTCCAATGTCCGGCAGATATTCGAGCGGTTCGATTTCGGGGTGCAGGTCGATAAGATGAATGAAAAGAACCTGCTTTACAAAGTAATCCAGGCGTTTTCAATAAAAGACCTATCGCCCGAAGCTATCGATAATGTGCAGATGGGTTATGTCTTCGAGGAGCTGATCAGGATAGGGGCGGAACTATCCAACGAGGAAGCGGGGGAGCATTTTACCCCGCGCGAAGTCATCAAGCTGATGGTCAATCTCCTTCTTGCGTTCGAAGGCGATCTCAGCAAGAGTCATGTCGTGAAGACGATCTACGATCCGGCGTGCGGAACCGGCGGGATGCTGTCCGTATCCGAAAGTTATATCCGCACTTTAAACGCCGACGCGAAACCTTTCCTTTACGGCCAGGACTTAAACGACGAGGCTTATGCAATCTGTAAAGCCGATATGCTGATTAAAGGAGAAGAATCGGAAAATATCCGATTAGGAGACACATTCCTGAAGGACGGTTTTCCGAAAGATAAATTCGATTATATGCTGGCTAATCCGCCGTTCGGGGTCGAGTGGAAACAGCAGGAAAAAACGATCAAAGACGAGCATAAAACCCTCGGCTTCGAGGGGCGTTTCGGGCCGGGGCTTCCGCGTATCAACGACGGTTCGCTTCTGTTCCTCATGCACATGATCTCCAAGATGCAGCCGCTCGAAAAAGGGGGGAGCAGGATAGGGATCGTCTTTAACGGTTCGCCGCTCTTTACCGGCGACGCGGGAAGCGGGGAGTCCGAGATACGGAAGTGGATTATCGAAAACGACTGGCTCGAAGCGGTGGCCGCGATGCCCGACCAGCTCTTCTACAATACCGGGATTTCGACCTATATCTGGATTATCACCAACCGGAAAGAGGAACACCGCAAAGGGAAGGTTCAGTTGATCGACGGGCGGGAGTTTTACGAGAAGATGCGGAAGAGCCTCGGGAACAAGCGCCGCCAGATCGGGCATGACGAGATCATCCAGGGCAATCCCATAATAGAGAAAAATGAAATGATCGACAAGCTGACCGTCATCCACGGCGACTTCATCCATAACGATACCCGGATGCTTTCGGATATCCGCGCGCTCGAAAACGGCGAAGCCGATAAGCGGATCACGGTTTCCAAGATATTCGATAACGCCGACTTCGGGTATTCCAAGATCACGGTCGAACGCCCGCTCCGGCTGAACTTCCGCGCGGACGCCGAACGGATCAAGCGTCTCCAATACCAGAAAGCCTTCCGCGAGATCGCCGAAGAACCGTTGGGAGAAGAACGCCGGCTTGAGATATTGACTATGCTTGACGAGTTCGGTAAAGAAACAGGGAGAAAGCTCTACAAGGAACGCGCCGTCTTTATCGAAGAGCTGGAAGAATATATTAAAAAGAAAGAGGTTTTTCTCACATCCGCCGAAAAGAAAGCGGTCCACGACGCGTTGAAGGAAAAGGACGAGACCGCCGAAATCTGCCGCGACTCCCGCGGCGATCCGGAACCCGATCCCGACCTGCGCGATACCGAGAACGTCCCGCTCAGGGAGGACATCGCCGAATACTTCGCGCGCGAGGTCCTGCCCCACGTCCCCGACGCGTGGATCGACGAGGATAAGACAAAGGTCGGCTACGAGCTCCCGTTCAACCGTCATTTCTATGTTTACGAGCCGCCCCGCCCGCTCGAGACGATCGAAGCGGAAATCCGCGCGCTCGAAACGGAGATCGTCGCGCTTCTCGCTGAAGTCACCGGCAGCGGGGAGGGCGTGAAATGA